From one Variovorax sp. PBL-H6 genomic stretch:
- a CDS encoding DUF4062 domain-containing protein, which produces MKIFISSLIRGFEPFREAARSAVTTLRHEPVMAEDFGAQPNSPQVACLQGVRSAELVLLILGEQYGFVQGTSGVSPTHEEFLEARDTKPVLAFVQEGITRDAQQTKFVSEVQGWQQGYFRGGFKTAEELKDLITRAIHDYQLAHAAAPLDIAVLTQSAVSLLPRARNGNSVQSPVLNLAITGGPLQRILRPAELEDRKLVNDLHQHALFSEPRLFDSTKGMESDIDGAALYLEQEGGARIQLDEQGGLVLRLPLERQSRRGHGFGGSFALIQETVVEQLTAGIAYADWALDRIDPTQKLTHVSIAARIDASEHLGWRTQAEDDAGPNSGTMGFGGGEEKPPVAVDRPRPALRFDAANLAEDLMVPLRRRRKNK; this is translated from the coding sequence ATGAAGATCTTCATAAGTTCCCTGATCCGCGGATTCGAGCCATTTCGAGAGGCCGCACGATCTGCGGTGACGACGCTGCGTCATGAGCCGGTCATGGCCGAGGATTTCGGCGCACAGCCCAACTCCCCGCAGGTTGCATGCCTCCAGGGCGTCCGGTCGGCTGAGCTAGTCCTCCTGATCCTCGGTGAGCAGTATGGATTTGTTCAGGGGACGTCCGGCGTGTCCCCGACGCACGAAGAGTTTTTGGAAGCGCGTGACACGAAGCCGGTGCTGGCCTTCGTGCAGGAAGGCATCACCCGCGATGCGCAGCAGACGAAGTTCGTCTCCGAAGTCCAGGGCTGGCAGCAAGGCTACTTCCGAGGCGGCTTCAAAACAGCAGAAGAGCTGAAGGATCTCATCACGCGCGCGATCCATGACTACCAGCTTGCGCACGCGGCTGCGCCTCTCGACATCGCTGTCCTCACGCAGTCGGCGGTCAGCCTTCTACCGAGGGCCCGAAACGGCAACTCAGTTCAATCGCCAGTCCTGAACCTGGCCATCACTGGCGGCCCGCTGCAGCGCATCCTGCGACCTGCTGAACTTGAAGACCGAAAGCTGGTGAACGACCTTCACCAGCATGCGCTGTTCTCAGAGCCCCGTCTGTTCGACAGCACCAAAGGGATGGAGAGCGACATTGACGGCGCTGCGCTCTATCTTGAACAAGAGGGCGGCGCAAGAATTCAGCTTGACGAGCAAGGTGGTCTTGTGCTTCGTCTGCCGCTCGAACGGCAATCGCGGAGAGGCCACGGTTTCGGCGGCAGTTTCGCCCTGATTCAGGAAACTGTCGTCGAGCAACTGACTGCAGGAATCGCCTATGCCGACTGGGCGCTTGACCGGATCGACCCCACCCAGAAGCTGACGCATGTCTCCATAGCGGCCCGCATTGACGCTAGCGAGCACCTGGGATGGCGAACGCAAGCCGAAGACGACGCCGGTCCGAACTCCGGCACGATGGGATTTGGTGGCGGAGAAGAAAAGCCGCCTGTTGCGGTGGACAGGCCACGCCCAGCCCTGCGGTTCGACGCCGCAAACCTAGCCGAAGATCTGATGGTTCCACTCAGGCGTCGGCGAAAAAACAAGTAG
- a CDS encoding sigma-70 family RNA polymerase sigma factor: MALQDAPPLSRFLRMAVVAGVESAVQIHIDRGDDLDARDDKGQTPLMLSAARNKAVICKLLLAAGADARLLDPSGRDALGIAHASRALEAVSAIEAGLVALVVEQAPAQSVQAVNDASVFDQAGREPDSSPPRAAITTFGTAVPEIPTEVVDDGLVFDLSGWEAEEEQAPPDGDPTLAVAAVKIQATITEHQSIDMSADWDDFDAFLPDRATPLPRVDDDEARARLRLVVLRAIREGSVPHAAIEDLTRGKDGEPDAEAGALLCMVVNDLGAETDERFEYSAPHESFEVFVSPDERPGEEDAIADALAFVDDLAARRNEPLRLYQRELQREALLTAEAEVALGQAMEHGLEKALDALAAWPGGIAATLEAARQVVKGSKPLRSMSSGPQVEPQDAQAAPTVEIDADADVDPALDPPAAEGESTSSEDEPDSQFGLEAKETDDELAQFCANAELLSGLPVGTSQDAAKWEACRGALVSLGLTSGFLMELADSGLIGEAEAAHAFGQAMGAYKRARDGMAVANLKLVYSIAKKYLFSGQPLDDLLQEGNIGLIKAVDRYDWRRGFKFSTYATWWIRQQVGRFVADKGKTIRLPVHVYEQTQRIAQAARAFELRHGHAPTLEEIAALVELPVHKVEALSRLGVEPLPLHELSDIDSLIAVHAKDQFAVRDPVECVEDIQLGESVDHFLSTLKLKEENVVRMRYGIGVQDSMTLEEIGARMDVTRERIRQIEAKALGRLRHPARLDRFLTELGLVPATRPEQGADETGEAYDDGDVSAPPTAKASAPKPKPAAPAAPRPERRVGSEPTALVKLLDQTREAGIVVEDYLEGEARRLWVHITNTPDNRSRKIVRKLIALGFEFWPGKGYWR; encoded by the coding sequence ATGGCGCTCCAAGACGCACCTCCGCTGAGCCGCTTCCTCAGGATGGCCGTAGTGGCGGGCGTCGAGAGCGCCGTTCAAATTCACATCGACCGCGGCGACGACCTCGACGCCCGCGACGACAAGGGCCAAACGCCCCTCATGCTCTCTGCGGCGCGCAACAAGGCCGTCATTTGCAAGCTGCTGCTAGCCGCCGGCGCCGACGCTCGCTTGCTCGACCCTTCGGGGCGCGACGCCCTTGGCATCGCCCATGCGTCTCGCGCGCTTGAAGCGGTCTCGGCGATAGAGGCGGGCCTCGTGGCCCTAGTCGTCGAGCAGGCCCCCGCCCAATCCGTGCAGGCCGTCAACGACGCCTCCGTATTCGACCAAGCAGGCCGCGAGCCTGATTCGTCCCCTCCCCGAGCCGCAATCACGACATTCGGAACCGCCGTGCCAGAGATCCCCACAGAGGTCGTTGACGATGGCCTCGTCTTTGATCTCAGCGGGTGGGAGGCCGAAGAGGAGCAGGCGCCCCCCGACGGCGATCCGACACTCGCCGTGGCCGCCGTGAAAATCCAGGCGACGATCACCGAACACCAGTCCATCGACATGTCGGCCGACTGGGACGACTTCGACGCCTTCCTGCCCGACCGGGCGACTCCACTGCCGCGCGTCGACGATGACGAGGCGCGCGCGCGGTTGCGCCTGGTCGTGCTACGCGCCATCCGCGAGGGCAGCGTCCCGCACGCCGCCATTGAGGATTTGACGCGCGGCAAGGATGGCGAGCCCGACGCCGAGGCCGGCGCACTGCTTTGCATGGTCGTCAACGACCTCGGCGCCGAGACCGACGAGCGGTTTGAGTACTCGGCGCCCCACGAGAGCTTCGAAGTCTTCGTGTCGCCGGATGAAAGGCCGGGCGAAGAGGACGCAATCGCCGACGCCTTGGCTTTCGTGGACGACTTGGCCGCGCGACGCAACGAGCCTTTGCGTCTCTATCAGCGTGAGCTCCAGCGCGAGGCCTTGCTCACTGCCGAGGCCGAGGTCGCCTTGGGCCAAGCCATGGAGCACGGCCTCGAGAAGGCGCTCGACGCACTGGCCGCGTGGCCTGGAGGCATCGCCGCCACCTTGGAGGCGGCCCGCCAAGTGGTTAAAGGCTCCAAGCCGCTGCGCTCGATGTCCTCTGGACCGCAAGTCGAGCCCCAGGATGCGCAAGCGGCGCCCACCGTCGAGATCGACGCTGACGCCGACGTGGACCCCGCATTGGACCCGCCGGCCGCCGAGGGCGAGTCCACGAGCTCCGAAGACGAACCCGATTCGCAGTTCGGGCTCGAGGCCAAAGAGACCGACGACGAGCTGGCGCAGTTTTGCGCCAACGCGGAGCTCTTGTCGGGCCTGCCCGTCGGCACGAGCCAAGACGCGGCCAAATGGGAAGCCTGCCGCGGCGCGCTGGTCTCCCTGGGCCTGACCAGCGGCTTTCTGATGGAGCTGGCGGACTCCGGGCTCATCGGGGAAGCCGAGGCCGCTCACGCGTTCGGCCAGGCGATGGGGGCCTACAAGCGCGCGCGCGACGGAATGGCCGTCGCCAACTTGAAGCTCGTCTACTCCATCGCCAAGAAATACCTGTTCAGCGGCCAGCCGCTCGACGACCTGCTGCAGGAAGGAAACATCGGTCTCATCAAGGCCGTGGACCGCTATGACTGGCGCAGGGGCTTCAAGTTCTCGACCTATGCGACTTGGTGGATTCGCCAGCAGGTCGGGCGCTTCGTGGCCGACAAGGGCAAGACCATCCGCCTTCCCGTCCACGTCTACGAGCAGACGCAGCGCATCGCGCAGGCCGCCCGTGCCTTCGAGCTCCGCCATGGCCATGCCCCGACGCTCGAAGAGATCGCGGCGCTCGTCGAGCTGCCCGTCCACAAGGTCGAGGCGCTCTCCCGCTTGGGCGTCGAGCCGCTGCCGCTGCACGAGCTGTCTGACATCGACAGCCTCATCGCAGTGCACGCGAAAGACCAGTTCGCTGTCCGCGATCCCGTCGAATGCGTCGAGGACATCCAGTTGGGCGAGTCGGTGGACCACTTCCTGAGCACGCTCAAGCTCAAAGAAGAGAATGTCGTGCGCATGCGCTACGGCATCGGCGTCCAGGACTCGATGACGCTCGAAGAGATCGGCGCGCGGATGGACGTGACGCGCGAGCGCATCCGGCAAATCGAGGCCAAGGCTCTGGGGCGGCTCCGGCATCCCGCGCGGCTCGACCGATTCTTGACTGAGCTCGGCCTTGTCCCGGCTACAAGACCCGAGCAAGGCGCCGACGAGACTGGCGAGGCGTACGACGACGGTGATGTCAGCGCGCCACCCACCGCGAAGGCTTCCGCGCCCAAGCCGAAGCCGGCCGCTCCTGCGGCTCCACGCCCCGAGCGGCGGGTCGGCTCCGAGCCCACGGCGCTCGTCAAGCTTTTGGACCAGACGCGCGAGGCTGGCATCGTTGTCGAGGACTACCTCGAGGGCGAGGCGCGCCGCCTGTGGGTCCACATCACAAACACGCCCGACAACCGCTCCCGAAAGATCGTCCGAAAGCTGATCGCGCTTGGGTTTGAGTTCTGGCCAGGGAAAGGCTATTGGCGATGA
- a CDS encoding ATP-binding protein, translated as MKPKTRSAPPRAMAMLESLRGLGYSTGAGLADIIDNSVSAGAAEVRIDFAWDGSKSRITILDDGRGMDDAELESAMRLGDKNPLDPRAAHDLGRFGMGLKTASFSQCRRLTVASVKKGATSCLRWDLDELAADPDGGWLLFEGPAQGSKPFIAGLKGKKAGTVVLWESMDRVVTSGYTSDDFHDLIDTVESHVAMIFHRLLQGPRPKLKLLINGRVVAPWDPFMTGHPAKPWASPPTHQATDYGSVTAQAHVLPHRDKLTAAEYDDNAGPAGWTAQQGFYVYRNERLLVAGGWLGLGGSRAWNREEAHRLARIRLDIPNTADADWKIDVRKSTARPPVSLRPWLTLLAENTRERARRVFAYRGTPAPAKGNVPIEQAWRVERVKAGMRYRIDEAHPSVSAVLESAGALAPLVKSMLRVIEETVPVQRIWLDTAENKETPRTGFEGEPNAAVVEVASVLFEDLIERKGLTVEEARKSMLRTEPFQKYPALVVKLGRKQ; from the coding sequence ATGAAGCCCAAGACAAGAAGCGCGCCGCCGCGCGCGATGGCGATGCTCGAGTCCCTGCGAGGCCTCGGCTACTCGACCGGTGCGGGCTTGGCCGACATCATCGACAACAGCGTGTCCGCCGGAGCCGCGGAAGTCCGGATCGACTTCGCATGGGACGGTTCTAAGAGCCGAATCACGATCCTCGACGACGGGCGCGGCATGGACGACGCCGAGCTCGAGAGCGCGATGCGCCTGGGCGACAAGAACCCGCTCGATCCGCGGGCGGCCCACGACCTTGGGCGCTTCGGCATGGGCCTGAAAACCGCCTCCTTCTCGCAATGCCGGCGGCTCACAGTCGCCAGCGTCAAGAAAGGGGCCACGAGCTGCCTGCGTTGGGACCTCGACGAGCTCGCTGCAGATCCCGACGGCGGCTGGCTTCTATTCGAAGGGCCGGCCCAGGGGTCCAAGCCCTTCATCGCTGGCTTGAAGGGCAAGAAGGCCGGGACGGTCGTGCTGTGGGAGTCGATGGACCGCGTAGTGACCTCCGGCTACACCTCCGACGACTTCCACGACCTCATCGACACCGTCGAGTCCCACGTGGCGATGATCTTCCACCGCCTGCTTCAAGGGCCGCGGCCTAAGCTCAAACTGCTCATCAACGGCCGGGTCGTCGCCCCGTGGGACCCCTTCATGACGGGACACCCCGCGAAGCCGTGGGCGTCGCCACCCACCCATCAAGCCACCGACTACGGCTCGGTCACAGCGCAGGCGCATGTCCTGCCGCATCGGGACAAGCTGACGGCCGCCGAGTATGACGACAACGCCGGCCCGGCCGGCTGGACCGCGCAGCAAGGCTTCTACGTCTACCGCAACGAGCGGCTATTGGTCGCGGGCGGTTGGCTTGGCCTCGGCGGCTCGCGCGCGTGGAACCGCGAGGAGGCCCATCGCTTGGCGCGCATCCGGCTCGACATTCCGAACACGGCCGACGCGGACTGGAAGATCGACGTCCGCAAATCGACGGCCCGTCCGCCCGTGTCGCTGCGGCCGTGGCTCACCCTGCTGGCCGAGAACACCCGCGAGCGCGCGCGGCGCGTGTTCGCCTACCGAGGCACGCCCGCTCCCGCCAAGGGCAACGTCCCTATTGAGCAGGCCTGGCGCGTCGAGCGGGTCAAGGCCGGGATGCGATACCGCATCGACGAGGCGCATCCGTCGGTGTCCGCCGTCTTGGAGAGCGCGGGCGCGCTCGCCCCGCTGGTGAAGTCGATGCTTCGGGTGATCGAGGAGACCGTGCCGGTGCAGCGCATCTGGCTGGACACGGCCGAGAACAAGGAGACGCCGCGCACGGGCTTCGAGGGCGAGCCCAACGCGGCGGTGGTCGAGGTCGCCAGCGTGCTCTTCGAAGACCTCATTGAGCGCAAGGGCCTGACCGTCGAGGAGGCGCGCAAGTCGATGTTGCGCACAGAGCCGTTTCAAAAATATCCCGCGCTCGTCGTGAAACTTGGGAGGAAACAATGA